A region from the Peromyscus maniculatus bairdii isolate BWxNUB_F1_BW_parent chromosome 5, HU_Pman_BW_mat_3.1, whole genome shotgun sequence genome encodes:
- the LOC143273527 gene encoding olfactory receptor 2B2-like, with protein MSLVNESISEEFILLGFSDRPWLELPLFVVFLVSYILTIFGNMMIILVSRLDAKLHTPMYFFLTNLSVLDLCYTTSTVPQMLINICSTRKVISYGCCVAQLLISLALGSTECFLLGVMSFDRFVAICRPLHYSVIMHHRRCFQLAAACWISGFSNSVLQSTWTLQMPRCGHKEVDHFFCEVPALLKLSCVDTTANEAELFFISMVFLLIPVTLILISYAFIVKAVLRIRSAEGRRKAFGTCGSHLIVVVLFYGTAIYMYLQPPSPTSKDRGKMVSLFYAIITPMLNPLIYTLRNKEVKGAFKRLIARAFVIKKLGLPK; from the coding sequence ATGAGTCTGGTGAATGAGAGCATCTCAGAGGAATTCATTCTCTTGGGGTTTTCAGATCGGCCATGGCTGGAGCTGCCACTCTTTGTGGTGTTTCTAGTGTCCTATATCTTGACCATCTTTGGGAATATGATGATCATTCTAGTGTCCCGCCTGGATGCCAAGctccacacccccatgtactttttcctcaCTAACCTCTCCGTGCTGGATCTGTGCTACACCACAAGCACAGTCCCACAGATGCTCATCAACATATGCAGCACCCGGAAGGTCATCAGCTATGGTTGCTGCGTAGCCCAGCTTTTAATTTCCCTGGCCTTGGGTAGCACTGAATGTTTTCTCCTGGGTGTCATGTCCTTTGACCGATTTGTAGCCATCTGTCGGCCTCTCCATTACTCAGTCATCATGCACCACAGGCGCTGCTTCCAATTGGCAGCTGCATGTTGGATCAGTGGCTTCAGCAACTCAGTATTGCAGTCTACGTGGACTCTTCAGATGCCACGGTGTGGTCACAAGGAAGTGGATCACTTCTTCTGTGAAGTCCCTGCCTTGCTCAAGTTGTCCTGTGTGGATACAACGGCAAATGAAGCAGAGCTGTTCTTTATCAGTATGGTGTTTCTTTTAATACCTGTGACTCTCATCCTCATCTCATATGCTTTTATTGTCAAAGCAGTGTTGAGAATAAGGTCAGCTGAAGGTCGGCGAAAGGCATTTGGGACATGTGGCTCCCACCTAATTGTGGTGGTACTCTTTTATGGTACTGCCATCTACATGTATCTGCAGCCTCCATCCCCCACTTCCAAGGACAGGGGGAAAATGGTGTCCCTCTTTTATGCAATCATCACACCCATGTTGAACCCCCTCATCTACACCCTTAGGAACAAAGAGGTAAAGGGAGCATTTAAGAGGTTGATAGCAAGGGCCTTTGTGATTAAAAAATTAGGGTTGCCCAAATAA